One Heptranchias perlo isolate sHepPer1 chromosome 5, sHepPer1.hap1, whole genome shotgun sequence DNA window includes the following coding sequences:
- the klf11a gene encoding Krueppel-like factor 11a: MRCNSPCQVAEMEDPRNVEIMGIYESILERKRHDSERSSGSTLEQNDIEAVEALVCMSSWGQRTQKGDLLKIRPLTPASDTDSVHCESVPPMLQRDYHSFSLLCMTPPHSPGVVESGNAAPVPQLTYTKPTTVTANTGVYSVSSMTAKPALVNIQEFSCQKPPSAEQTVAHHCRSVATSVIRHTADNSPCNRIPSSSVIERLDSSNQDLRTEVKGKVLNQCKHTKDTCTSRDFESKCRLKPNFTSPVTKDQQRAVPSLALPCAPNKVETENQNLVKSLPARLPPVPVANTPVICQMFPVNGGGGGGGGGGGGGGGGRGVISAFIQTQTNCVKPAFTQTAPVPQPLLVGTSMPQGTVMFVLPQPSLTPPSPGQQTVMTVGNTKLLPLAPAPVFVSSGQNCVPQMDFSRRRNYICSFTGCRKTYFKSSHLKAHLRTHTGEKPFNCNWEGCDKKFARSDELSRHRRTHTGEKKFMCPVCDRRFMRSDHLTKHARRHMTTKKVPNWQAEVNKLNKIATSAPSVRNPVIPMTSVLIPPPTSS; this comes from the exons atgcGCTGTAATTCTCCATGCCAAGTTGCAGAAATGGAAGATCCACGTAAC GTTGAAATCATGGGCATTTATGAATCGATATTGGAAAGGAAACGTCATGACAGTGAAAGGTCCTCTGGCAGTACATTGGAACAGAATGATATTGAAGCTGTGGAGGCTCTTGTTTGTATGAGTTCGTGGGGTCAAAGGACACAAAAAGGGGATCTCTTAAAAATCCGACCACTTACACCTGCTTCTGACACTGATTCTGTGCACTGTGAATCTGTTCCCCCAATGTTGCAGAGGGATTACCACTCATTTTCTTTACTT TGTATGACaccaccacacagtcctggtGTTGTTGAATCAGGTAATGCTGCCCCAGTACCACAACTTACTTACACAAAgccaacaacagtcactgcaaacACTGGAGTCTACTCAGTCAGCAGCATGACTGCAAAGCCAGCTTTAGTGAACATTCAGGAGTTTTCATGTCAGAAGCCTCCTTCAGCTGAACAAACTGTTGCTCATCACTGCAGATCGGTGGCCACTAGTGTCATCCGTCACACTGCTGATAATTCTCCTTGCAAccgcattccttcatcatcagtgATTGAAAGACTAGACTCAAGTAACCAAGATCTTAGGACAGAGGTGAAAGGAAAAGTATTGAACCAATGTAAGCACACTAAGGACACATGCACCTCCAGAGATTTTGAGAGTAAATGCCGTTTGAAGCCGAATTTCACCAGTCCAGTTACCAAGGACCAACAGCGAGCAGTGCCCTCCTTAGCACTGCCTTGTGCACCAAACAAAGTTGAAACTGAAAATCAGAACCTAGTCAAGTCTTTACCAGCACGCTTACCACCTGTACCAGTGGCAAACACTCCAGTTATCTGTCAGATGTTTCCAGtgaatggaggagggggaggaggaggagggggtggaggaggaggaggaggggggaggggtgtcatTTCGGCATTCATCCAAACTCAGACCAACTGTGTAAAACCTGCATTTACCCAGACAGCTCCGGTTCCTCAGCCTCTTCTGGTGGGAACATCCATGCCACAAGGGACTGTGATGTTTGTGCTACCCCAGCCATCTCTCACACCACCATCTCCAGGTCAACAGACGGTAATGACAGTTGGCAACACAAAGTTACTGCCACTTGCTCCTGCTCCAGTCTTTGTCTCGTCAGGCCAAAACTGTGTACCACAGATGGACTTCTCTAGAAGACGTAATTATATTTGCAGCTTTACTGGGTGCAGGAAGACCTACTTCAAGAGTTCACACTTAAAAGCACATCTCCGAACTCACACAG GCGAAAAACCTTTTAACTGTAACTGGGAAGGGTGTGACAAAAAGTTTGCACGCTCAGATGAGCTTTCGCGACACCGCAGGACTCACACGGGAGAGAAGAAGTTCATGTGCCCTGTTTGTGATCGACGCTTCATGCGCAGTGACCACCTCACAAAACACGCTCGTCGTCATATGACTACAAAGAAAGTACCCAACTGGCAGGCTGAAGTTAACAAACTGAATAAAATAGCCACCTCAGCACCTTCTGTCAGGAATCCTGTCATCCCTATGACAAGTGTATTGATTCCTCCACCAACTTCCTCCTAA